From a region of the Myxococcota bacterium genome:
- a CDS encoding PIG-L deacetylase family protein, giving the protein MVGLSLGAASRVLCLGAHCDDIEIGCGGTLLRWLDERPDLDVRWVVFSSTPRRASEARASAQRFLGREPDKCLTLGEFRDGFLPYQGGEVKQEFERLKAEFAPDVILTHYRHDLHQDHRLVSELTWNTFRGPLILEYEIPKWDGDLGQPNAFVPLAETHMARKIEILMAAYETQLGRAWFEPETFRSLARLRGMEAAAPERYAEAFYARKLVLGTAR; this is encoded by the coding sequence GTGGTCGGACTGAGTCTCGGCGCGGCGAGCCGGGTGCTGTGTCTCGGCGCGCACTGCGACGACATCGAGATCGGCTGCGGGGGGACGCTCCTGCGCTGGCTCGACGAGCGCCCGGACCTCGACGTGCGCTGGGTGGTGTTCTCGTCGACGCCGCGCCGCGCCAGCGAGGCGCGCGCCTCGGCGCAGCGCTTCCTGGGCCGCGAGCCCGACAAGTGTCTCACGCTGGGCGAGTTCCGCGACGGCTTCCTGCCCTACCAGGGCGGCGAGGTGAAGCAGGAGTTCGAGCGGCTCAAGGCCGAGTTCGCGCCCGACGTGATCCTGACCCACTATCGACACGACCTGCACCAGGACCACCGGCTCGTGTCCGAGCTGACCTGGAACACCTTCCGCGGCCCGCTGATCCTGGAGTACGAGATCCCGAAGTGGGACGGCGACCTGGGCCAGCCCAACGCCTTCGTGCCGCTCGCCGAGACTCACATGGCGCGCAAGATCGAGATCCTGATGGCCGCCTACGAGACACAGCTCGGCCGCGCCTGGTTCGAGCCCGAGACCTTCCGCTCGCTCGCCCGCCTGCGCGGCATGGAGGCCGCGGCGCCCGAGCGCTACGCCGAGGCCTTCTACGCGCGCAAGCTCGTGCTGGGGACCGCGCGATGA